From a single Eleginops maclovinus isolate JMC-PN-2008 ecotype Puerto Natales chromosome 2, JC_Emac_rtc_rv5, whole genome shotgun sequence genomic region:
- the LOC134874730 gene encoding troponin I, fast skeletal muscle-like: MSEKKMSSSRKHHIKSLMLSIAKGLLEEEEKEREEERIRYMEESCPPVSMPRSMQELQELCREIHHKIDVMDEERYDLNMKVTKSDKEIDDLKIKVQDLMGKFKKPVLRKVRMSADAMLKALLGSKHTVNMELRANLKQVKKEVKEEDKDLRDVGDWRKNIEDKAGMDGRKKMFETEA; the protein is encoded by the exons ATGTCGGA GAAAAAGATGTCATCGAGTCGCAAGCATCATATAAAG AGCTTGATGCTGTCCATCGCTAAGGGCTtactggaggaggaggagaaggagagggaggaagagaggatcAGGTACATGGAGGAGAGCTGTCCTCCTGTGTCCATGCCCCGGAGCATGCAGGAGCTGCAG GAGCTGTGCCGAGAGATCCACCACAAGATCGACGTGATGGACGAGGAGCGGTACGACCTGAATATGAAGGTCACTAAATCCGATAAGGAG ATCGATGACCTGAAGATCAAGGTTCAGGATCTTATGGGAAAGTTCAAGAAGCCAGTCCTTAGGAAAGTCCGCATGTCTGCAGACGCCATGCTGAAGGCTCTGCTGGGCTCCAAACACACAGTGAACATGGAGCTGAGGGCCAATCTGAAGCAGGTCAAGAAGGAGGTCAaagaggag gataAGGATCTGCGAGACGTCGGTGACTGGCGTAAAAACATCGAAGACAAAGCCGGCATGGATGGGAGGAAGAAGATGTTTGAGACCGAGGCTTAA